One Acinetobacter colistiniresistens DNA segment encodes these proteins:
- the hutU gene encoding urocanate hydratase — protein MTTTTTKFRDVEIRAPRGTKLNAKSWLTEAPLRMLMNNLDPDVAENPKELVVYGGIGRAARNWECFDKIIETLKNLETDETLLVQSGKPVGVFKTHKDAPRVLIANSNLVPHWGTWEHFNELDAKGLAMYGQMTAGSWIYIGSQGIVQGTYETFVEAGRQHYNGDLTGRWVLTAGLGGMGGAQPLAATLAGACSLNIECQQTSIDFRLRTRYVDEQATDLDDALARIEKYTKEGKAVSIALHGNAAEILPELVRRGVHPDMVTDQTSAHDPLNGYLPIGWTWEEYRQRAKTEPDAVVKAAKQSMAKHVQAMLDFQKMGVPTFDYGNNIRQMAQDEGVKNAFDFPGFVPAYIRPLFCRGIGPFRWAALSGDPEDIYKTDAKVKELIPDDEHLHRWLDMARERISFQGLPARICWVGLGLRAKLGLAFNEMVRSGELSAPIVIGRDHLDSGSVSSPNRETESMKDGSDAVSDWPLLNALLNTAGGATWVSLHHGGGVGMGFSQHSGVVIVCDGTDEAAARIARVLTNDPATGVMRHADAGYDIAIDCAKEQGLNLPMITQ, from the coding sequence GTGACAACAACGACAACAAAATTTCGTGATGTAGAAATTCGCGCACCACGTGGTACAAAGCTCAATGCAAAAAGCTGGTTAACAGAAGCGCCTTTACGCATGCTGATGAACAATCTTGACCCTGATGTTGCAGAAAATCCAAAAGAGCTTGTTGTTTACGGTGGTATTGGTCGTGCTGCACGTAACTGGGAATGTTTTGACAAGATCATTGAAACACTTAAAAACTTAGAAACAGATGAAACCTTATTGGTTCAATCAGGTAAGCCAGTTGGCGTATTTAAAACCCATAAAGATGCACCGCGTGTTTTGATTGCAAACTCGAATCTGGTTCCACATTGGGGAACCTGGGAGCATTTCAATGAATTGGATGCCAAAGGTCTGGCAATGTATGGGCAGATGACAGCGGGTTCATGGATTTATATTGGTAGCCAAGGCATTGTACAAGGCACTTATGAAACTTTTGTAGAAGCAGGCCGCCAACACTATAACGGCGACTTAACAGGTCGTTGGGTGTTGACCGCTGGTTTAGGCGGTATGGGTGGTGCACAACCTTTGGCTGCAACACTTGCAGGTGCATGTTCACTTAATATCGAATGCCAACAAACCAGTATCGATTTCCGATTACGTACCCGTTATGTCGATGAACAAGCAACGGATTTAGATGATGCCTTGGCGCGTATTGAAAAATACACCAAAGAAGGCAAGGCAGTTTCGATTGCACTGCATGGCAATGCCGCTGAAATTCTGCCTGAATTAGTCCGTCGTGGTGTACACCCAGACATGGTGACAGACCAAACCAGCGCACATGACCCATTGAATGGTTATTTGCCAATTGGCTGGACATGGGAAGAGTATCGTCAACGTGCTAAAACTGAGCCAGATGCTGTGGTCAAAGCAGCAAAACAATCGATGGCCAAACATGTTCAAGCGATGTTGGATTTCCAGAAAATGGGTGTTCCAACCTTTGATTATGGCAACAACATTCGTCAAATGGCACAAGACGAAGGTGTAAAAAATGCCTTTGATTTCCCAGGCTTCGTTCCTGCCTATATCCGTCCATTGTTCTGCCGTGGTATTGGTCCATTCCGTTGGGCTGCACTTTCAGGTGATCCAGAAGATATCTATAAAACAGATGCCAAAGTAAAAGAACTTATTCCAGATGATGAACATTTACATCGCTGGTTAGATATGGCGCGTGAACGGATTAGCTTCCAAGGTTTACCAGCGCGTATTTGCTGGGTTGGCTTAGGTTTACGTGCAAAATTGGGCTTGGCATTCAATGAAATGGTGCGTAGTGGTGAACTTTCAGCACCGATCGTGATTGGTCGTGATCATTTGGATTCAGGTTCAGTCTCGAGTCCAAACCGTGAAACAGAATCAATGAAAGATGGTTCTGATGCGGTATCTGACTGGCCATTGTTAAATGCCTTGTTGAATACTGCTGGCGGTGCAACTTGGGTATCATTACATCACGGTGGCGGTGTTGGTATGGGCTTTTCTCAGCACTCAGGTGTAGTGATCGTGTGTGATGGTACTGATGAAGCA